The proteins below are encoded in one region of Lasioglossum baleicum unplaced genomic scaffold, iyLasBale1 scaffold0023, whole genome shotgun sequence:
- the LOC143219335 gene encoding uncharacterized protein LOC143219335 — protein sequence MFEDILSISEAPIFDNRITKIELHTYNPYANTTFENNDEIRIPIQQQDLYTLPCRSFLYVEGKLSLPGKLELPAGSTIESAALDNNAVAFMFEEIRYELNGVEIDRSRNPGTTTTLKNYVSLSTTRSSALSNAGWTHNTEAQRKTATTTAAINFNFCIPMSMLLGFCEDYKRVVINARHELILIRSRTNTNALYSSSENAKPVLDLYKIQWRMPHVTLDEINKLSMLRILGNDKPIDMSFRSWELYEYPLLQATTKHTWAIKTAPQMEKPRYVIFALQTARKNNLTKTATHFDHCALANIRLYLNSETYPYDDLNVDFEKDKYALLYDMYTKFQESYYGNGEALLNVIDFLKYGPFIVLDCSRQNEALKNATIDVRIEFECRANIAPSTTAYCLMIHDCIVEYNPLTNIVRKII from the coding sequence ATGTTCGAGGACATTTTGAGCATCTCCGAAGCGCCGATCTTCGACAATCGAATAACGAagatcgagctgcacacatacaatCCATATGCCAACACAACGTTTGAAAACAACGATGAGATACGCATACCAATTCAACAGCAAGACTTGTACACGCTCCCGTGCAGAAGCTTCCTATACGTCGAGGGAAAACTTAGTTTGCCTGGGAAACTTGAATTACCAGCGGGATCAACAATCGAATCGGCGGCTCTCGATAACAATGCCGTTGCGTTTATGTTCGAGGAAATACGCTACGAATTGAACGGCGTTGAAATCGATCGGTCCAGAAATCCTGGTACTACAACGACTCTGAAGAACTACGTGAGCCTGTCCACGACGAGAAGCAGCGCGTTATCCAACGCGGGCTGGACGCATAACACCGAGGCGCAGAGGAAAACCGCGACAACCACAGCGGCGATAAACTTCAACTTTTGCATACCTATGAGCATGTTATTGGGCTTCTGCGAAGACTACAAACGCGTTGTAATAAACGCCCGCCACGAATTGATTTTAATTCGCTCGCGTACCAACACAAACGCGTTGTACAGTTCTTCCGAAAATGCGAAACCCGTTCTGGatctatacaaaattcaatggcgaatgccACACGTCACGTTGGATGAAATAAATAAGCTGTCGATGTTACGTATTCTGGGCAACGACAAGCCGATCGATATGAGCTTTCGATCATGGGAACTGTACGAGTATCCTCTGCTCCAGGCGACTACGAAGCACACATGGGCCATAAAAACAGCTCCGCAAATGGAAAAACCGCGATACGTGATATTCGCTTTACAAACCGCGCGAAAGAATAATTTAACGAAAACAGCTACGCATTTCGATCATTGCGCATTAGCCAATATTCGGCTCTACTTGAATTCGGAAACCTATCCGTACGATGATCTAAATGTTGATTTCGAAAAAGACAAATACGCGCTGCTCTacgatatgtatacaaaattccaagaatcatactatGGAAACGGCGAGGCGCTACTCAACGTCATAGATTTCCTGAAATACGGTCCATTCAtcgttctcgattgttctcGGCAAAACGAAGCGCTGAAAAATGCCACGATCGACGTGCGAATCGAATTCGAATGTCGAGCCAACATTGCCCCCTCGACAACCGCATACTGCTTGATGATACACGACTGCATCGTGGAGTACAATCCATTGACGAACATTgtgcgaaaaattatttaa